In one window of Pirellulales bacterium DNA:
- a CDS encoding DUF393 domain-containing protein gives MDTIFAINSAPDMNAAPTQTDAEPLPTPAERPEANIVIFDGNCRMCTAQIRALTWWDCQGKLSYLSLHDPEVARRFPDLTHDMLMEQMYVVDGQGNRYGGAAAIRYFSRRLRRLWWLAPLLHIPGSLPVWQWLYRQVAKRRYRFGTLNQCDNDACSLHVR, from the coding sequence GTGGACACCATTTTTGCGATAAACTCTGCCCCCGACATGAACGCTGCTCCCACACAAACCGATGCTGAACCGTTGCCGACACCGGCCGAGCGGCCCGAGGCAAATATCGTCATCTTCGACGGGAACTGTCGGATGTGTACGGCCCAAATTCGCGCACTCACCTGGTGGGATTGCCAGGGGAAGCTGTCGTATCTTTCGCTGCACGATCCGGAGGTCGCGCGCCGCTTTCCTGATTTGACCCACGACATGCTCATGGAGCAAATGTACGTGGTTGATGGGCAAGGCAACCGTTACGGAGGCGCGGCAGCCATCCGCTATTTTTCCCGCCGACTGCGCCGGTTGTGGTGGCTGGCGCCGCTCTTGCATATTCCAGGCAGCTTGCCTGTGTGGCAATGGCTTTACCGCCAGGTGGCCAAGCGGCGCTATCGCTTCGGCACGCTAAATCAGTGCGATAACGACGCCTGCAGCCTGCACGTGCGGTAG
- a CDS encoding class II fumarate hydratase, with translation MTDFRTEHDSMGEVRVPGQAYYGAQTQRAIENFPISGEPLPPALIHALGLVKYAAAIANRDLGKLTGSGKNPLNQKQVEALLTASREVAEGKFDEQFPLDVFQTGSGTSSNMNANEVIANRAIELTGGDRFVEQKPIHPNDHVNMGQSTNDMFPTAIHVAVALAIKTDFLPALEKLHHTLEQKASDWDKIIKIGRTHLADATPLRLGQEIGGFARQLQMSITRANSALKAVLELPAGGTAVGSGINTHPEFGKRVAAALAKDTSIPFVEAVNHFEANAQRDGLVEASGDLRTIAVTLFNIANNIRWLSSGPRCGFYEIKLPDRQPGSSIMPGKVNPVMCESMMQVCAWVMGHDQTIAFSGATGGQFQLNIMMPVMGMAALETVTLLASATRAFVDFCAAEMEANPEACEAAVEQSLSMVTSLNPLIGYEKAAKLAKEAFKTGKTIRQLCREQKLLPDDVLDKALDPWRMTEPQKE, from the coding sequence ATGACCGATTTTCGCACGGAGCACGATTCGATGGGGGAAGTCCGCGTTCCCGGGCAAGCTTATTACGGCGCGCAAACGCAACGGGCGATCGAAAACTTCCCCATCTCCGGCGAGCCGTTGCCGCCAGCGTTGATTCACGCACTGGGCCTGGTGAAATATGCCGCCGCTATTGCCAATCGCGATTTGGGCAAGCTGACCGGCTCGGGCAAAAACCCATTGAATCAAAAGCAGGTGGAGGCGTTGCTCACTGCCAGTCGCGAAGTGGCTGAGGGAAAATTCGACGAGCAATTTCCGCTCGACGTTTTCCAAACCGGCTCCGGCACCTCCAGCAACATGAACGCCAATGAAGTCATCGCCAACCGGGCCATTGAGCTGACCGGTGGCGACCGCTTCGTCGAGCAAAAGCCAATCCATCCCAACGACCACGTGAACATGGGGCAATCGACCAACGACATGTTCCCCACTGCCATTCACGTGGCCGTGGCCTTGGCAATTAAAACCGATTTTCTGCCGGCCTTGGAAAAGCTGCACCACACGCTGGAGCAAAAAGCGAGCGACTGGGACAAAATCATCAAAATTGGCCGTACACACTTGGCCGATGCCACGCCGCTGCGGCTGGGTCAGGAAATCGGCGGCTTTGCCCGGCAGTTGCAAATGTCAATTACCCGCGCAAACAGCGCCTTAAAGGCCGTGCTGGAACTTCCGGCCGGCGGCACGGCAGTGGGCTCGGGCATCAACACGCACCCGGAATTTGGCAAGCGTGTAGCAGCTGCTTTGGCGAAAGACACCAGCATTCCATTCGTCGAGGCCGTTAATCATTTCGAAGCCAACGCCCAGCGCGATGGATTGGTGGAAGCCAGCGGCGATTTGCGCACCATCGCCGTCACGCTGTTCAACATCGCCAATAACATCCGCTGGCTTTCCAGCGGGCCGCGCTGCGGGTTTTATGAAATCAAGCTGCCCGATCGGCAGCCGGGCAGCTCCATCATGCCGGGCAAAGTGAACCCGGTGATGTGCGAAAGCATGATGCAAGTGTGCGCCTGGGTGATGGGGCACGATCAAACCATCGCCTTCAGCGGCGCCACCGGCGGACAATTTCAACTCAATATAATGATGCCCGTGATGGGCATGGCCGCCCTGGAAACCGTCACGCTGCTGGCCAGTGCCACGCGGGCGTTTGTCGATTTCTGCGCCGCCGAAATGGAAGCCAACCCGGAAGCGTGCGAAGCCGCGGTGGAGCAAAGCTTGTCGATGGTTACCAGCCTGAACCCTTTGATTGGCTACGAAAAGGCCGCCAAGTTGGCCAAGGAAGCGTTCAAAACCGGCAAGACCATCCGCCAGTTGTGCCGCGAGCAAAAATTGCTCCCGGACGACGTGCTCGACAAGGCGCTCGATCCGTGGCGCATGACCGAGCCGCAAAAGGAGTGA